A portion of the Juglans microcarpa x Juglans regia isolate MS1-56 chromosome 1D, Jm3101_v1.0, whole genome shotgun sequence genome contains these proteins:
- the LOC121260072 gene encoding cysteine-rich receptor-like protein kinase 15, translated as MLIYEYMSNKNLNFFIFDPTRSSSLNWSKHFEIIIGIARGILYLHHDSRLRIIHRDLKTSNILLDDEMNSKISNFGLARIFKGDQIQDRTDRVVETYGYISPEYAVFGRFLIKSDVFSFGVILSEIISVKKNSGSYFEHPLLNLIRHVWELWKEDRALDIVDSSINESYVPHEVLGSIQIGLLCVQEDVRDRKFVGSSAYVGLKKIDFVVHRKIQLIDFAGVIIPPDLIQQGVKECMTTDDQDEKITLAALLERVWPRSQFMAELARKTLVALREFMDQVDNFINAMNTL; from the exons ATGCTGATTTACGAGTACATGTCCAACAAAAACTTgaacttctttatttttg ATCCTACAAGAAGCTCATCCTTGAATTGGAGCAAACACTTTGAAATAATCATTGGGATCGCTCGTGGGATTTTGTATCTTCATCACGACTCGAGGTTGAGAATTATTCATAGAGATCTTAAAACAAGCAATATTCTACTTGATGATGAGATGAactccaaaatttcaaatttcggCTTGGCTCGCATATTCAAAGGGGACCAAATTCAAGATAGGACAGATAGAGTTGTCGAAACAT ATGGTTATATCTCACCAGAGTATGCagtatttggaagatttttgaTAAAATCAGATGTCTTTAGTTTTGGTGTAATATTATCGGAGATCATAAGTGTCAAAAAGAATAGTGGTTCTTATTTCGAGCACCCTCTCCTAAATTTGATAAGGC ATGTTTGGGAACTATGGAAAGAAGATAGAGCCTTGGACATAGTTGATTCATCAATAAATGAGTCATATGTTCCCCATGAAGTCTTGGGAAGCATTCAAATTGGGTTGTTATGTGTGCAAGAAGATGTTAGAGATCGGAAATTTGTTGGAAGTTCTGCCTATGTTGG GTTGAAGAAGATTGACTTTGTTGTCCATCGAAAGATTCAATTAATTGACTTT GCAGGAGTTATTATCCCACCTGACTTGATTCAACAAGGAGTCAAGGAGTGCATGACCACTGacgatcaagacgagaaaaTAACCTTGGCAGCGCTTTTAGAAAGGGTCTGGCCACGATCCCAATTTATGGCTGAACTGGCGAGAAAGACTCTCGTAGCGCTTCGGGAGTTCATGGATCAGGTTGACAACTTCATCAACGCAATGAACACCCTTTAG